The following proteins come from a genomic window of Bactrocera tryoni isolate S06 chromosome 1, CSIRO_BtryS06_freeze2, whole genome shotgun sequence:
- the LOC120780389 gene encoding uncharacterized protein LOC120780389 isoform X1 yields the protein MRKEKGRVPARNHHRQILQFLQVLQALQVLQALQVLQALQVLQALQELQALDQALNSYVQQLDYPDLLKTKMKHKYQYLATPCSHFLLLTLMTMLAHVCRMKMSRRHL from the exons ATGCGCAAGGAGAAG GGGAGAGTACCAGCGAGGAACCACCACCGTCAAATTCTACAATTCCTCCAGGTCCTCCAGGCCCTCCAGGTCCTCCAGGCCCTCCAGGTCCTCCAGGCCCTCCAAGTCCTCCAGGCCCTCCAAGAGCTCCAGGCCCTCGACCAGGCGCTT AATTCTTATGTCCAACAGCTAGACTATCCAGATTTGTTGAAAACGAAAATGAAGCACAAATACCAATATCTCGCAACTCCTTGTTCCCACTTTCTT ctGTTGACTCTGATGACGATGTTAGCCCACGTGTGCAGGATGAAGATGTCAAGGCGCCACTTGTAA
- the LOC120780389 gene encoding hibernation-associated plasma protein HP-25-like isoform X2: MKLYLLTIIAVLVLLVLPPPANAQGEGESTSEEPPPSNSTIPPGPPGPPGPPGPPGPPGPPSPPGPPRAPGPRPGA; the protein is encoded by the exons ATGAAACTTTATCTGCTAACCATTATTGCCGTGTTGGTCCTTTTGGTCCTTCCACCGCCCGCAAATGCGCAAGGAGAAG GGGAGAGTACCAGCGAGGAACCACCACCGTCAAATTCTACAATTCCTCCAGGTCCTCCAGGCCCTCCAGGTCCTCCAGGCCCTCCAGGTCCTCCAGGCCCTCCAAGTCCTCCAGGCCCTCCAAGAGCTCCAGGCCCTCGACCAGGCGCTT AA
- the LOC120780371 gene encoding TATA box-binding protein-associated factor RNA polymerase I subunit B, which produces MQDGDELTNNTNLVCKVCGERQFTLREGFFYCQECGTKQEQVRAVEVEQDEDFLEGKRQKKIKLQTFKAEKPNLTSWECYNYILRGLVNDLLSFGAKEELKLMTLQLWAAYLRRNEVAFFSRKRVELPKLGVRYLQRDASALYNHALQRRALKRKRRRTDDSGTSVVSSDSVSTREFRKNRRKLDESSYSLHSSMNSTDVSQTSRSSGNTSSTGTTGRAIKLQFSARARKQLKKLMPAKHIEKHALDSEGNLKCHNVKPLARSMSRADHALLTMNTRQIFTILAIALNLIGDDIQLCDLVRFIDEEHVSTKNVLPYFPENIAPHCKKMLQEIEFYKFPTKYSDKALRDHIELLSKFINIKSYNQPDLIKLTERYATELNLPSDITAYVERLINLLPPQMRTRVDYVYPAYEARAMAYIILVFKLLFGLDGHTEKLISRAARKTNQCLQNLSEKGRSANANLTPPPLLFVWEDWVEFIEMRKVIVSHYNSNFCRQFKQCQSTTQLLEEMEEEQHTKLEQAALTNEGAESDSKVTTMHRIFHQFLDELNTANPTERGGTIVFPPSLTPAHSYFKRILLYCSNAGANAAFKIPEFMRVDHMQRTVAPYVHSKDLKEYFKAHKWQLMVRRLACTKERNCVGIFRPSNDNKDRVKHDIGNKKADFNISEDKWLASIEEEELIEELEFKTEYDNYEKSYVKKLQTDALKRLQAVQITAVGIPANNVEAATINNQVPRIVDADHEDSIPDPPDETLVASDDLDVSALHSINAFSECDMEPIKNLDEPLILQPRRGLNQIRLFDGLSDDEADTVDENEIDSNNAPSAEEHTCTFLTTNMDCWTLLGYSHNLNSCQKKILQNKFSRSFFWLLETCAQSINVDWCILYEELLTLELMFAYGIEDLEYFQDCIRFKYNNPIKDFNMMINSYRELW; this is translated from the exons ATGCAAGACGGTGATGAGCTTACCAATAATACAAATTTAGTTTGTAAAGTTTGCGGGGAGCGGCAATTTACATTGCGAGAAGGTTTCTTTTACTGCCAAGAATGTGGTACGAAACAGGAACAAGTGCGTGCCGTGGAAGTAGAGCAAGATGAAGATTTTTTAGAAGGGAAACGACAGAAAAAGATAAAACTACAAACATTCAAAGCTGAAAAAc CAAATCTCACATCCTGGGAATGCTATAATTACATACTGCGTGGACTTGTCAATGATCTGCTATCATTTGGTGCCAAAGAAGAGTTGAAATTAATGACACTTCAGCTGTGGGCAGCTTACCTGCGACGAAATGAAGTGGCATTCTTTAGTAGAAAACGTGTTGAGTTGCCGAAATTAGGCGTACGATATTTGCAGAG AGATGCATCTGCTCTTTATAACCATGCACTACAACGGCGTGCCCTCAAACGAAAACGTCGTAGAACTGACGATTCGGGCACATCCGTGGTAAGCAGTGATTCGGTGAGCACGCGTGAATTTCGCAAAAATCGGCGAAAATTAGATGAGTCCTCTTACAGTCTGCATTCATCCATGAATTCCACCGATGTATCGCAAACTTCACGCTCTTCCGGGAATACTTCAAGCACTGGGACGACAGGTCGTGCTatcaaattacaattttcggcACGTGCTCGAAAACAACTTAAAAAACTGATGCCAGCAAAGCACATTGAAAAACACGCCTTAGATTCGGAGGGAAATTTGAAATGTCACAATGTAAAACCTCTGGCCAGATCAATGAGTCGTGCCGATCATGCGCTACTCACAATGAATACACGACAAATCTTTACCATATTAGCCATAGCGTTGAATTTGATTGGTGATGATATACAATTGTGTGATTTGGTGCGCTTCATAGACGAAGAGCATGTGAGCACAAAAAATGTGTTACCCTACTTTCCGGAGAACATCGCGCCACATTGCAAGAAAATGTTGcaagaaattgaattttataaatttccaaCGAAATACAGTGATAAG gCTTTGCGAGaccatattgagttgctttcaaaatttataaacataaagtCCTACAATCAGCCGGATCTAATAAAACTCACTGAACGTTATGCAACTGAACTAAATCTACCGTCCGATATAACAGCGTATGTAGAGCGTTTGATCAATTTACTGCCACCACAAATGCGTACACGCGTCGATTATGTTTATCCAGCATATGAAGCACGTGCTATGGCTTATATAATATTGGTATTCAAATTGCTATTTGGTCTCGATGGGCACACTGAGAAATTAATATCGCGTGCAGCTAGAAAAACCAATCAGTGCCTACAGAATCTATCTGAAAAAGGGCGTAGCGCAAATGCCAACCTCACACCACCGCCGCTACTATTTGTATGGGAGGATTGGGTAGAGTTCATCGAAATGCGTAAGGTTATAGTTTCGCATTATAACTCGAATTTCTGTCGACAGTTCAAACAATGTCAAAGCACTACACAACTGCTGGAGGAAATGGAAGAGGAGCAGCACACAAAATTGGAACAAGCAGCGCTTACCAACGAAGGCGCGGAAAGTGATTCCAAAGTCACCACCATGCATCGCATATTTCACCAATTTTTGGATGAACTCAATACCGCAAATCCAACAGAACGCGGTGGAACAATAGTATTTCCACCCAGTCTAACACCAGCTCATTCCTATTTCAAGCGCATTTTACTCTATTGTTCCAATGCTGGGGCGAACGCCGCCTTCAAGATACCAGAATTTATGCGTGTCGATCACATGCAACGCACTGTAGCGCCATATGTACACTCAAAGGACTTGAAGGAATATTTTAAGGCGCACAAATGGCAGTTGATGGTACGGCGTTTGGCGTGCACTAAAGAACGCAACTGCGTCGGCATATTTCGACCATCGAACGACAATAAGGATCGTGTTAAGCATGATATTGGCAATAAGAAGGCTGATTTCAATATAAGCGAAGACAAGTGGCTGGCATCCATTGAGGAAGAGGAACTCATTGAGGAGCTAGAATTCAAGACCGAATATGATAACTACGAGAAGAGCTACGTGAAAAAGCTGCAGACAGATGCACTAAAGCGACTGCAAGCTGTGCAAATAACAGCCGTCGGTATACCTGCCAACAATGTAGAAGCTGCCACAATCAATAATCAG GTGCCGCGTATTGTTGATGCTGATCATGAGGACTCTATACCCGATCCACCAGACGAAACGTTGGTGGCAAGCGATGACCTCGACGTATCTGCGCTGCATTCAATTAATGCCTTTAGTGAATGTGATATGGAACCGATCAAAAACTTAGATGAGCCATTAATTTTGCAACCACGCAGGGGACTTAATCAAATACGTCTCTTCGATGGTCTCAGCGACGATGAAGCCGACACGGTAGATGAAAATGAAATCGATAGCAATAATGCTCCCAGTGCAGAAGAGCACACATGCACTTTTCTCACTACGAATATGGATTGTTGGACGCTGTTGGGCTATTCGCATAACCTCAATAGttgtcagaaaaaaattttgcaaaacaaGTTTTCACGTTCATTTTTTTGGTTGCTCGAAACTTGCGCACAGTCCATTAACGTCGATTGGTGCATACTATATGAAGAGCTACTCACACTTGAGCTAATGTTTGCATATGGTATTGAAGATTTGGAATATTTCCAAGATTGCATACGATTTAAGTACAATAATCCAATCAAAGATTTTAATATGATGATCAATTCATATAGAGAGCTGTGGTGA